A window of the Cicer arietinum cultivar CDC Frontier isolate Library 1 chromosome 6, Cicar.CDCFrontier_v2.0, whole genome shotgun sequence genome harbors these coding sequences:
- the LOC101508064 gene encoding uncharacterized protein has product MQSKSNLDCFLRCTTPMVPSKFLQEHEIKKLNRLWNPWDREQVEYFTLGDLWNCFNEWSAYGVGVPISLTNEETLVQYYVPYLSAIQIFTSNTFREEIECGDCETRDSLSLSDSYSDDSECDNKQWRWDATTSSEEGTIEQDSLWHLNDRLGHLYFQYFEKSTPYGRVPLVDKINGLAERYPGLMSLKSVDLSPATWMAVAWYPIYHIPMGRTVKDLSTCFLTYHTLSSSFQDMDLDDGMEGTQVKRKEGEGISLPPFGLATYKMQGNVWVSNKYGRDQERLVSLWSVADSWLKQLKVHHHDFNYFMGIRHG; this is encoded by the exons ATGCAATCTAAGTCTAACCTTGATTGCTTCCTTCGGTGTACAACACCTATGGTACCATCAAAGTTTCTTCAAGAG caTGAGATTAAAAAGCTTAATCGTTTATGGAATCCATGGGATAGAGAACAAGTTGAATATTTCACTTTGGGTGATTTATGGAATTGTTTCAATGAATGGAGTGCCTATGGAGTTGGAGTTCCAATTAGTTTGACTAATGAGGAGACACTTGTGCAATACTATGTTCCTTACCTCTCCGCAATTCAAATATTCACCAGCAATACTTTTag GGAAGAGATTGAGTGTGGTGATTGTGAGACAAGAGATTCATTGAGCTTGAGTGATTCTTACAGCGATGATAGTGAATGTGATAATAAGCAATGGAGATGGGATGCAACAACTTCATCAGAAGAAGGAACAATTGAACAAGATAGTCTTTGGCATTTGAATGATCGATTGGGTCATCTTTATTTTcagtattttgaaaaatcaacTCCATATGGAAGAGTTCCTTTAGTGGATAAG ATTAATGGGTTAGCAGAAAGATACCCAGGATTGATGTCACTTAAAAGTGTTGATCTTTCACCAGCAACTTGGATGGCAGTTGCTTG GTACCCAATATATCATATTCCCATGGGAAGAACAGTTAAAGATCTTTCAACATGCTTCCTCACTTACCACACACTTTCATCTTCATTTCAAG ATATGGACCTTGATGATGGAATGGAAGGAACCCAAGTGAAGAGGAAGGAAGGTGAAGGAATCTCTCTACCACCATTTGGTTTGGCCACATACAAGATGCAAGGGAATGTGTGGGTCTCTAACAAATATGGTAGGGACCAAGAAAGGCTAGTTTCACTATGGAGTGTGGCTGATTCATGGTTGAAGCAACTAAAGGTCCACCATCATGACTTTAATTACTTCATGGGCATTAGGCATGGGTAA